The following coding sequences lie in one Saccopteryx bilineata isolate mSacBil1 chromosome 5, mSacBil1_pri_phased_curated, whole genome shotgun sequence genomic window:
- the LOC136306289 gene encoding 2'-5'-oligoadenylate synthase 1-like has translation MELSNIPAKNLDKFIEDHLLPNTQFRRQVKQAINVISSFLKEKCFRGASDPVRVSKVVKGGSSGKGTTLRGRSDADLVVFLSQLRSFGEQLARRGEFIQEIRRQLLACEREEGLKIEIQSTRWENPRVLTFVLCSPGRWEEVEFDVLPAFDVLGQLIRGYRPDPRVYVKLIQECRSLGKEGEFSPCFTELQRDFLKQSPTKLKSLIRLVKHWYQTCKERLGKPLPPQYALELLTVYAWERGCYETEFSTAQGFHTVLELVVNYKQLCIYWTKYYDFENDVIGPYLKEQLKKPRPVILDPADPTRNVAAGEPRSWPRLAQEAEDWFDYQCFKKWDGSPVGSWNLQRKERSEDKFLTCDCRKYDYGQHPAYLQKYNAPQAREEENWTCTIF, from the coding sequence ATGGAACTCAGCAACATCCCGGCCAAGAATCTGGACAAGTTCATCGAAGACCATCTCCTGCCAAACACGCAGTTCCGCAGGCAGGTCAAACAAGCCATCAATGTCATCTCcagtttcctgaaggagaagtgTTTCCGAGGTGCCTCCGACCCCGTACGGGTGTCCAAAGTTGTGAAGGGCGGCTCCTCAGGCAAAGGCACGACCCTGAGGGGCCGTTCTGATGCTGACCTCGTCGTCTTCCTCAGCCAGCTCAGGAGTTTTGGGGAGCAGCTAGCTCGCCGAGGAGAGTTCATCCAGGAAATCAGGAGACAGTTGTTGGcctgtgagagagaggaaggactcAAGATTGAGATCCAGAGTACTAGATGGGAGAACCCCCGCGTGCTCACCTTCGTGCTCTGTTCCCCCGGGCGCTGGGAGGAGGTGGAGTTTGATGTATTGCCCGCCTTTGACGTCCTGGGTCAGTTGATCAGAGGCTACAGACCCGACCCCAGGGTCTATGTGAAGCTCATCCAGGAGTGCAGAAGCCTGGGGAAGGAGGGCGAGTTCTCCCCCTGTTTCACGGAGCTGCAGCGAGACTTCCTGAAGCAGAGTCCCACCAAGCTCAAGAGCCTCATCCGCCTGGTCAAGCACTGGTACCAAACGTGTAAGGAGCGGTTGGGGAAACCCCTGCCCCCGCAGTATGCCCTGGAGCTGCTGACAGTCTACGCATGGGAGCGCGGGTGCTACGAAACCGAATTCAGTACGGCTCAGGGATTCCACACTGTTTTGGAATTAGTTGTCAACTACAAGCAGCTTTGCATCTACTGGACGAAGTATTACGACTTTGAAAATGATGTTATTGGTCCATACCTGAAAGAGCAGCTCAAGAAACCCAGGCCTGTGATTCTGGACCCAGCTGACCCTACAAGAAACGTTGCTGCCGGTGAACCACGTAGCTGGCCACGGCTGGCACAGGAGGCTGAAGACTGGTTTGATTAccaatgctttaaaaaatggGATGGGTCTCCAGTGGGCTCTTGGAACTTACAGCGCAAAGAACGGAGCGAAGATAAGTTCTTAACCTGTGATTGCAGAAAATATGATTATGGACAGCACCCTGCATACTTACAAAAGTACAACGCACCCCaggcgagagaggaagagaactgGACATGCACCATCTTCTGA